The Hyphomicrobium sp. MC1 genome window below encodes:
- a CDS encoding cyclic nucleotide-binding domain-containing protein yields the protein MASLTGSAAQPDGEPGLDSLPVFRSLSAETRADLLRNSVVHGAAPGTVLFEQGDVPNFQLIVIAGSVQLFGKSAEGREVLIEVVRAPDLIIPAAVVTGAPYLMEARVPESSRILLIHSDAFRRAVAGDLALAHEMIGSLAQQFRRMVRQIKNLKLRSSTQRAGCYILALSKRQGTLDRAVLPYEKNLIASELGITRESFSRALSALENFGIRVDGQTITILDPKLLAAECKPDPLIDEGEAPDSLGLLRVRA from the coding sequence GTGGCTAGTTTGACTGGGTCAGCCGCACAGCCTGATGGCGAGCCAGGACTGGATTCGCTTCCTGTCTTTAGATCCCTCTCGGCCGAGACAAGAGCAGACCTGCTCCGGAATTCGGTCGTTCACGGCGCGGCACCGGGAACCGTTCTGTTCGAGCAGGGAGATGTACCGAACTTTCAGCTGATCGTTATCGCCGGTTCTGTTCAGCTGTTCGGCAAATCCGCAGAAGGCCGAGAGGTGCTGATCGAGGTGGTCCGAGCACCAGACCTCATTATTCCAGCCGCAGTCGTAACCGGTGCGCCTTATCTCATGGAGGCTAGGGTACCCGAGTCATCGCGTATCTTGCTTATCCATTCCGACGCGTTTCGACGTGCAGTGGCCGGCGATCTTGCACTTGCGCACGAAATGATCGGCAGCTTGGCGCAACAATTTCGCCGCATGGTCAGACAGATCAAGAATCTAAAGCTCAGGTCCTCAACGCAGCGCGCGGGATGTTATATTTTGGCTCTATCGAAGCGCCAGGGGACGTTGGATCGCGCGGTACTTCCGTACGAAAAAAATCTGATTGCGTCCGAACTTGGCATAACACGCGAATCTTTCTCGCGTGCCCTGTCGGCATTGGAGAACTTTGGGATACGGGTGGACGGCCAGACGATCACCATTCTCGATCCCAAGCTGCTAGCGGCAGAATGCAAACCAGACCCTCTAATTGATGAAGGCGAAGCGCCAGATTCGCTAGGGCTCCTGCGCGTTCGCGCATAA